One region of Verrucomicrobiia bacterium genomic DNA includes:
- a CDS encoding Gfo/Idh/MocA family oxidoreductase, whose amino-acid sequence MNSLSWGILGTGRIAGIFAKQLSQSKTGKLVAVGSRSQASADRFAAEYHVPRGYSSYEALLVDSQVQAVYIATPHSLHAEWCLKAAEDGKHILCEKPLTLNHIEALAVIEAARKHDVFLMEAFMYRCHPQTAKLVELLREKIIGEVRTIHASFGFQRDFNPEARLFKNALGGGGILDVGCYTVSASRLVAGIATGRPFAEPLEVKGCGHFAPSGVDTWATASLKFPGDILAALTTSVEVQQHNTLRIQGSNGSIFVPAPWAQIHDGTTTKVFVERKGVPQQEIVVELTQPAYAIEADHVAAHIERRQAPAMSWDDSLGNMQTLDRWRKSIGLIYESEKAAGITL is encoded by the coding sequence ATGAACTCGCTTTCATGGGGCATTCTGGGAACCGGCCGAATCGCCGGCATCTTCGCCAAGCAACTTTCCCAATCCAAAACCGGCAAACTCGTCGCCGTTGGCAGCCGCTCGCAGGCGAGCGCCGACAGGTTCGCCGCCGAGTACCACGTACCGCGCGGCTACAGTTCGTACGAAGCGTTGCTCGTTGATTCCCAGGTCCAAGCGGTCTACATCGCAACACCGCACTCCTTGCACGCCGAGTGGTGTCTCAAAGCCGCCGAAGACGGCAAGCACATCCTCTGCGAAAAGCCGCTGACGCTAAACCACATCGAAGCGCTGGCAGTCATTGAAGCGGCGCGAAAGCATGATGTCTTTCTCATGGAAGCGTTCATGTACCGCTGTCATCCGCAGACCGCGAAGCTCGTTGAACTCCTTCGGGAGAAAATCATCGGCGAGGTGCGGACTATTCATGCGTCATTTGGTTTCCAGAGGGACTTTAATCCCGAAGCTCGCCTCTTTAAGAACGCGCTCGGCGGCGGCGGTATCCTCGATGTCGGTTGTTACACTGTGTCGGCATCGCGTCTCGTGGCGGGCATTGCCACCGGCAGGCCGTTTGCCGAACCGCTCGAGGTGAAAGGCTGCGGGCATTTTGCGCCGAGCGGCGTCGATACCTGGGCCACCGCATCGCTAAAATTCCCCGGCGACATCCTCGCAGCCCTAACCACCAGCGTCGAAGTGCAACAGCACAACACGCTGCGCATCCAGGGATCGAACGGCAGCATTTTCGTGCCCGCACCGTGGGCGCAGATTCACGACGGCACTACGACCAAGGTGTTCGTCGAGCGTAAAGGTGTGCCGCAACAAGAGATCGTCGTGGAATTGACGCAGCCCGCCTACGCGATCGAGGCTGACCACGTCGCGGCGCACATCGAGCGGCGCCAGGCACCCGCGATGAGTTGGGATGATTCGCTCGGTAACATGCAAACGCTCGATCGCTGGCGCAAATCGATTGGGCTTATTTACGAGTCAGAGAAAGCAGCCGGAATAACTTTGTAA
- a CDS encoding response regulator, with protein MASPTILLVDDDVAVLALLSNMLNRFGYVVAGASNSQAAIDYVTGTRNRFDAIVTDLAMPGINGMEFLALAKKTFPDVPVMIMTGHMEQRTIDEALHLGAFAYLTKPLDFQEFTSTIERALRPTVKTSR; from the coding sequence ATGGCAAGTCCAACGATCCTGCTTGTCGACGACGATGTCGCAGTTTTGGCGTTGCTGTCCAACATGTTAAACCGCTTCGGTTACGTGGTGGCCGGAGCTTCTAATTCCCAAGCGGCCATAGACTACGTGACTGGCACCCGAAACCGGTTTGATGCGATTGTCACAGACCTCGCCATGCCCGGCATCAACGGCATGGAATTCCTGGCATTGGCGAAGAAGACATTTCCCGATGTTCCCGTCATGATTATGACCGGCCACATGGAGCAGCGCACGATCGACGAGGCTTTACACCTGGGAGCTTTTGCCTACCTTACCAAGCCACTGGATTTCCAGGAATTTACCAGTACGATTGAGCGCGCCCTCCGTCCCACAGTGAAGACGAGCCGCTGA
- a CDS encoding sugar ABC transporter ATP-binding protein, with protein MADNPIIQFRGIGKRFPGVQALRNVSFDVAQGSCHALCGENGAGKSTLGKILAGIYAPDDGELIVDGKPARFGSPSDAMAAGIGIVHQELAFCENLTVAENLCLGQLPARATFVSRGEMLRRAREYLGAIQAKIDPENLVGALPVSQQQLVQIAAAVSHGARILIFDEPTSSLSQVESEHLFELIKRLQAQGVTAIYVSHRLEEIYQLCDTITVLRDGQHVGTKPATELDRNGLVQMMIGRALEAYFPGHLRAEPGEELLRVENLSSPGKFENISFQLRAGEVLGFAGLVGAGRTEIAEALFGLDRLATGRVYVSGKPMPLRHPSVAMRHHVGMVPEDRKRHGLVLMMKARENTSLPTLERFATLGCVHAAMEQRVAQKYFDLLRVKAPSVESVIAGLSGGNQQKVVLGKWLAADCRVLIVDEPTRGVDVGAKAEIHGLIDELANKGNAVLLISSELPEVINLSTRILILRNGRIVGEVSRAQATQETLMRLMAGLTS; from the coding sequence ATGGCTGACAATCCGATCATTCAGTTTCGAGGGATCGGCAAACGCTTTCCCGGCGTGCAGGCATTGCGGAACGTGAGCTTCGACGTTGCGCAAGGCTCGTGTCACGCACTCTGCGGCGAGAATGGCGCCGGGAAGAGCACGCTCGGCAAAATTCTCGCGGGCATTTACGCGCCCGACGACGGCGAATTGATCGTCGACGGCAAGCCCGCGCGGTTTGGAAGCCCGAGTGATGCGATGGCCGCCGGCATCGGCATCGTGCACCAGGAACTCGCCTTCTGCGAAAACCTCACCGTCGCGGAGAACCTCTGTCTCGGCCAGCTTCCCGCGCGAGCGACCTTCGTTTCGCGCGGCGAAATGTTGCGGAGAGCAAGGGAATACCTGGGCGCCATCCAGGCGAAGATCGATCCGGAAAACCTCGTGGGCGCGTTGCCTGTCAGCCAACAGCAACTGGTCCAGATCGCCGCGGCAGTCTCGCACGGCGCGCGCATCCTGATTTTCGACGAGCCGACGAGCAGCCTGTCGCAGGTTGAGAGCGAGCATCTCTTCGAACTGATCAAGCGGCTACAGGCACAGGGCGTGACCGCGATCTACGTGTCGCATCGGCTGGAGGAGATTTACCAGCTCTGCGACACGATCACCGTCTTGCGCGATGGCCAGCACGTGGGGACGAAGCCTGCGACGGAACTCGACCGCAACGGCCTGGTGCAAATGATGATTGGACGCGCGCTGGAGGCGTACTTCCCCGGTCACCTGCGGGCCGAACCCGGCGAGGAGTTGTTGCGAGTTGAGAATCTCTCCAGTCCCGGCAAGTTCGAGAACATCTCGTTCCAATTGCGCGCTGGCGAGGTGCTTGGCTTCGCGGGCCTGGTGGGGGCCGGGCGCACGGAGATTGCCGAGGCGCTGTTCGGGCTTGACCGGTTGGCGACGGGTCGTGTTTACGTGAGCGGCAAACCGATGCCGTTACGCCATCCGTCGGTGGCCATGCGCCATCACGTCGGGATGGTCCCCGAAGACCGCAAGCGGCATGGTTTGGTGCTGATGATGAAAGCGCGGGAAAACACCTCCCTGCCCACTTTGGAGAGGTTTGCGACCCTCGGATGCGTGCACGCTGCGATGGAGCAGCGCGTTGCACAAAAGTACTTCGACCTTCTTCGCGTCAAGGCACCCAGCGTCGAGTCGGTGATTGCGGGATTGTCTGGCGGCAACCAGCAAAAAGTTGTCCTTGGGAAGTGGCTCGCGGCGGATTGCCGGGTATTGATTGTCGACGAGCCCACCCGCGGAGTTGATGTTGGCGCCAAGGCGGAAATCCACGGCCTCATCGACGAACTCGCGAACAAGGGGAACGCAGTTCTCCTGATCTCCAGCGAACTCCCGGAGGTCATCAATCTCTCTACTCGTATTCTCATTCTTCGCAACGGCCGGATTGTCGGCGAAGTTTCGCGCGCCCAGGCCACCCAGGAAACATTGATGCGCTTGATGGCTGGTCTGACTTCATGA